A stretch of Henckelia pumila isolate YLH828 chromosome 4, ASM3356847v2, whole genome shotgun sequence DNA encodes these proteins:
- the LOC140865629 gene encoding Golgi SNAP receptor complex member 1-2-like, with protein MDVLQESGWEELRKEARKIEGDLDVKLSSYAKLGSRLTQGGYVDPGSPTLGSSRSLKSAEMEIQSSLEKLQDINDSMSRCAASAAPTASVTQKLARHRDILQDFSQEFRRIKGNINSTREHTELLSFARDDISDYKAYDSDSPRMQLLRERAAIDGSISHIDDVINQAQATRASLASQRALFGDVQGKLKTLSDKFPVIRGVLGSIRRKRSRDNLILSAVIAACTLFLIIYWLSK; from the exons ATGGACGTGTTGCAGGAGTCGGGATGGGAAGAGCTCCGCAAAGAGGCGCGAAAAATTGAAGGCGATCTCGATGTTAAGCTCTCTTCTTATGCGAAGCTCGGCTCTCGATTGACCCAAGGAG GCTATGTCGACCCTGGTTCACCAACTCTTGGTTCTAGCAGGTCTTTGAAGTCTGCGGAAATGGAGATTCAGTCATCACTTGAGAAGCTACAGGATATAAATGATTCCATGAGTCGATGTGCTGCATCTGCTGCGCCTACTGCTTCAGTTACTCAAAAGCTAGCAAGACACAGAGACATACTGCAAGATTTTTCCCAG GAATTTAGGCGCATAAAGGGTAATATTAACTCAACGAGGGAACATACGGAGCTTCTTAGTTTTGCCCGCGATGATATCAGTGACTACAAG GCATATGACAGTGATTCTCCAAGAATGCAGTTACTTCGGGAGAGAGCTGCCATAGATGGAAGCATATCTCAT ATAGATGACGTGATCAACCAAGCTCAAGCTACTAGAGCTTCCTTGGCCTCTCAAAGGGCCTTGTTTGGAGATGTACAAGGAAAACTTAAAACACTAAGTGACAAATTTCCAGTCATTCGGGGTGTACTTG GTTCGATCAGAAGGAAGCGATCAAGAGACAATCTCATCCTATCTGCAGTCATTGCTGCCTGTACACTTTTTCTCATCATCTATTGGCTTTCTAAGTGA